The DNA region CAGCTGAAACAGCTCGCGACCATGAAAGACCAGTTGCTCAACATGCAGGAGCAATTGACAACCCAGATCACGCAGCTGGAATCCATCACCGGCATCCGGCAGATCGCCAGCGTTCTGAATTCCCAGGAGCTCAAGGATCTGCGGCAGTCGGCGAACTCACTCAACAGCATCATGAGTTCGGTCATGAGCGGAGGGGACATTGCCGGTCAGGCCGGAGCCATCAAAGCAAAGGTCGATGAATTGAAGTCAACATTCGAGTTCACCGATCTCGACATGTTCCTGTCCTCTGAACATGCGCTTGACAAGGCCGCGGCCCATCTGGCCGGAGCAGGGGTGACAGCGGTTGCCACAGCCGAAGACGGCTTCACAAAGGCCGACGCAGCCGCACAGCGCGTCACGCTACTCATCGATGGCATCGACAACAACGAAGATCTGAAAGCGGCCATTGACTACAACACCCGCGTCCAGGCGGAAGTGGCGGTTCTCCTTGTTGAGCTCCTTCGGGTGCAATCGGCCAATGCCAATGCCCTTGGCATGGGTCAGGCGGCCACGGCCCGGGACGTTATGGCCGGCCGGAAATTCATTCTAGTTGGCGATCAGGACGAGGAGTAATCGCGATGTTGAAGACACTCATTGTTGCCTGCTCGATGGTAGCGATTGCAGGCACGGCACAGGCGGCCTCCAAGACCTCGTTCGGCTGTGGCTATGCGTCTCCATTTGGTGGGGACGCATACAAGAAATTCGACGCAGAAAACGCAAACAACGCTAGTGCCAGTAAGCTCCTAAGACACTACACCATCATCTGGCAAGAACAGGAGGTTGCTCGAGTTTGCGAAGCGTACGGCCGTGGCGAACCTGCTGAGTTTGGATGCCTCATAGACAGACGCGACTACGACGCGATCCTCGCAATGATGCCCGATAACTATAAAAGTTTGGGGCTTGTCGAGCTCAACAATTGGGCAGCAACAAGAGATGTCAGCCTTGCCCAAGAAACCCGGAAATACAAAAACCTGGCGCACAATGCCTGCGTCAAATCGGGTGCTCGTAAAGGTAAGCTCAAGGAGGTCAATTGATGGCCTCCTTTATCACCGACACGTTGGATTTGATCGATACGGCTGTTTCTAGCTATGCGGAAACAGTCTTCCAAAGTGTTTCTTCCGAGATCAACACTGCCCTTGTTGCCGCCGGTCTCGTCGGTCTTTCGCTGATCGCACTCAACTCAATCCTGGCGTTTTCGACGGTCAGCATGCGCAGTTACATCACCTGGTCTGTGCGCTACATCATCGTATTGGCCGTTGCGACCAGTTGGACCCAATTCGAGCCAATCTACAACATCATCACAGATGTGCCCCAAAACTATGGGGGGGCTCTGCTTGCAGCCTCGGGTGCCAATGTTAGTGACAACGCTGGCTTGAATGCCGCCATGGACGAAATGGTCACATCCATATTCGATTATTCGGACCAGATGAACGAAGAATCCGGTTGGCTTGGCATCAGTATTTCGGCAGTGCTGCTATCTGTATTGGGAATGATCATGGCATGTGTGGCCATCGTCATTTCTACAATAGGTAAGGTTGGACTAGGGCTGGCCATTTCGATCGCACCGCTCGCAATCGGTGCTCTTGCCTTTAACGGCACACGCCAACTCTTCGAAACCTGGTCGCGCATGACCATTGGCATCGCTCTGATCCCTCTCGTTCTCGCCGGAATTATGGGTGCGGTGATCGGTGTCGGACAAGAAATTTTGGCTAATACACCGGATGCGACTACGATTTCCGACATCGCCGGCTTCGTGATTGTCACCCTTGCCGCCATCTTCATGATGAAAAACGTGCCGACCTACGCAACCGGTCTTGCCGGAAGCG from Roseibium sp. HPY-6 includes:
- a CDS encoding type IV secretion system protein, which gives rise to MIRTARKLLFAGVMSVGLSTSATAAGIPVIDAANVAHALSQIDNQIKDYAEQLKQLATMKDQLLNMQEQLTTQITQLESITGIRQIASVLNSQELKDLRQSANSLNSIMSSVMSGGDIAGQAGAIKAKVDELKSTFEFTDLDMFLSSEHALDKAAAHLAGAGVTAVATAEDGFTKADAAAQRVTLLIDGIDNNEDLKAAIDYNTRVQAEVAVLLVELLRVQSANANALGMGQAATARDVMAGRKFILVGDQDEE
- a CDS encoding type IV secretion system protein, with product MASFITDTLDLIDTAVSSYAETVFQSVSSEINTALVAAGLVGLSLIALNSILAFSTVSMRSYITWSVRYIIVLAVATSWTQFEPIYNIITDVPQNYGGALLAASGANVSDNAGLNAAMDEMVTSIFDYSDQMNEESGWLGISISAVLLSVLGMIMACVAIVISTIGKVGLGLAISIAPLAIGALAFNGTRQLFETWSRMTIGIALIPLVLAGIMGAVIGVGQEILANTPDATTISDIAGFVIVTLAAIFMMKNVPTYATGLAGSVVAVGTGVSDAIRMASSTASMAAGAATAPVRAAYGAAARLDAGQQAAAGAAERGSPRAGQMAAFITQAARMSKERQRYSDLSYMRGPSGRPSAQNPKAPKAPQSSKTSKS